CGCATCAATCCCGGCAACCTCAAAAAGAAAGAAATTCCACCATTTCTTCGCAACTCGCCACACCTGTTGCGCACGGGCTTGCATCACTCCGGAAACTTTGATCTGACCGATCATGTGTTGCGGAGTATTGATGCGCTTGGCCTGGATGTCATCATTGTCATCGGCGGTGACGACACGATCGGCTATGCCGATCACCTGGCCAAAGCTGCTGTCAAGGTGATTGGCGTGCCAAAGACGATGGACAACGATGTTTATGGCTCGGACTACTGCATCGGGTTTGGCACGGCCGTTACCCGCAGTGTCCAGTACATTCATCAGCTGCGTACCAGTTCCGGCTCGCACGAGCGAATCACTATTGTCGAGCTGTTCGGTCGTAGCACCGGGGAAACCTGCCTCGTCAGTGCCTACCTGGCCGGTGTTGACCGCGCCCTCATTCCGGAAGTGCCTTTCGACCCCGAAACTCTCGCCGATTACGTTATTCAGGACAAAGCAGCCAATCCGAGCCAATATGCCATGATTGCTATCAGTGAAGGTGCGCGGATGATTGGCAGCAAGATGATCGAATATTGCGGACGGCGGTACGACGAGGATGGCCATGAGCCTGCCGGAATTGGCCAATTGACCCGTGAAACCATCTCCATGCTGACCGGCCAGGATGTCATCTGCCAGCAGCTGGGCTATCTGATGCGTTCAGGTATTCCCGATGCTCTGGATCTGATGGTCGGCTTCAATTTTGCGCAGCTTGCCGTGGAACTGATTGCAGAAGGCACCTTCGGTGTCATGGTGGCGCTCCAGAAAGGCATCTACACCTGTCTCCCCCTTGCAGAGGTGTCGTCAAACACCAAGCAGGTCGATATCAGTGAACTGTATGACCCGCGCTACTACCGCCCGAAGATGCGAAGCGTCATGGGCAAGCCGATGTTTCTTTATTAGCGGATTACCGATATGGCTTGGAACACTGGAGATTGGGTGGTGGGGCTGTGCCCGGATTGGCCAGATCAGTCGGATATGACCAATCCCACCGATTTTTTCAGCAATACTTTTCGCCTTGCAGGAGCAGTTCTGCTTCCCTGAGTTGTTCGGGGGTGTTGATGCCGCGGATTTCGTTGGCATCGGCTACCTTGAAGGCGCACACTTTTTTGCCTTTTCCAAAGCAGATACCGAACACATCGGTGAGATAGTACTCCCCTTGGGCGTTTTTGTTGGTGATGCCGTGCAGGGCGGAAAACAGCTCGTTGGCGTTGAAGACGTAAACGCCGGAGTTGATTTCAGTTACCGCTTTTTCTTCTTCCGTGGCATCTTTCTGCTCGACGATTCTGAGCACCTCTTCGCCCGCATCACTTCTGATGATCCGCCCGTATCCTGTTGGGTCGTCCATCTCGGCGGTCAGTACCGTGGCGACAGCTTGCCGCGAACGATGGAAGTCGATCAGCTCTCTGAGTGTGCGCCCGGTGAAGAGCGGCGCGTCTCCCGAGAGGATGATAATCTCTCCGCTGAAATCTTTCAGGAACGGTTCAGCCTGCATGATGGCGTGGCCGGTGCCGAGTTGAGGCTCCTGCAAGGCATAATCGAACGGAAAACCGGCGGTTGCAGCCCGAACCAGCTCGGCCTGATGGCCGATGATGAGCACGATCTTGTCGGGATCGAGCGCCTGCGATTTTTCGATGACATACGCCACGAGCGGTTTGCCATTGGCCTCGTGCAGTACCTTCGGGAGAGCCGATTTCATTCGCGTGCCTTTACCGGCGGCCATGATGACGATTGCCAGGCTCATAAAGTTCTTGCTGAGGGGTTGAGATGGCTTCAGCCAAGATATTCGTCTTCGGAACCTACCCGGTGGCGTCGCTTCGGATTGTTCATCCGGTCAACGATGACAATCATCGGTTTCCAGTTGCGCGCCTCTTCCGGTTCCATTTCGGCGAAGGTCATGATGATGATCTCGTCGCCGGGCAGCGCGCAACGGGCCGCCGCGCCATTGAGCTGGATTTCGCGCAGTCCGCGTGTTCCCTCGATGATGTAAGTCTCGAATCGCTCACCGTTGTTGTTATTGACAACCAGCACCTTTTCATTGGCGATCATATCGGCCATGTCAAGCAGCTCCTTGTCGATGGTGATGCTTCCTTCGTATTCCAGGTCTCCACTGGTGACAATGGCGTTGTGGATCTTGGATTTGAGCATGTGTAATTTCATAACGACGCAAACAGAGTCGAATTATTTTGATAAGGCTTCACCGCTGGCATGGAAAATCCTGTACCGTTTCATGGCGTCATCGCTTTCAAAGCCATAGCCTCGTATGGTACGGGAGGGGCCTGAAATGGTGACATATTTGTCGGACCGTATCATACGGTTGCTGCTTGATCGGGAGATATGTTCGGTGCGAATGACCGTGTTGTCCGCTGAACGGATGACGACGTTATCGAATGCTTCGATATCCTGATTGTCATGCACGATGCCTCGACCTGCCGTTATCAGGGTTACGCTGCCATCACGGTTGATCAGTTGTACGTTGATTCCTCCATCGAGCCGGATTTCCTGTTTCTCTCCCTGACGGTATTCAGCTGCATGACGGGCGCTGACAATCGTTTTGGTTCTGCCATTGTCAGAAACCACCAGGGTGACATTCCAGCTTTCCTGGGAAGGCATATCTTTTGCGTAAACAGCAGCCGCCGGCGTGCGAGCCTCCTTTTTGGGAGCACTACAGCCAGCGGCACCGAACACTATTGCCAGAGAAAAAAAAGTTGTCCGGCGAAAATTCAAAGGGCTTCCAGGCGAATGTTACTTGATGTTCAACTTGTCGAGCACCTTGTAGGTGATATCGGACTGCTCATCGCCGTACACACGGGCGTTCTTGTCGAAAATCATGCTGTACCCGTCTTTTTTGGCGACCGTGGCAACGGCGACGTCGATTTTCTGACGGATAGGAATGATAAGCGCCTGCTCTTTCTGAGCGAGCAGCCTCTGTTTTTCCAAAGCGCTTTTCTGCAGGTTCTCCTCTTGAGCGCGAAGCTCTTTCTCTTTCACTGCGTTTGGTTTCCTTTCTTTCTGATAAGCTTGGATGGCGCTCTGGAGCGCGCTCTGCTGTTTGGCAAGCTCTGCGTTGCTCTGGTTTTTCATCGCCTGGAGGGTCTGGTCGGCGGCTTTGGTTTCCGGCATCATCTGGAAAATCTTGCCATAATCGACCACGCCTATTTTCTGGGCATTATCGGCAGCAAAAGCCTGTGGAGCCGAGAAGCTCATACCGAGCGTGAGCGACATGAACAGAAATCCTGATACCGCTTTTTTGATTCCTTTGAAATCTGACATTATCGGTGTGTTTAGGTTTTTCATGATACAGCGTGTACGGTTCTTTGTTATTGTCATCGAGAATCGATACCCCAAAAAATAACATTTCCGGTTTTAAAATACTATTGCAGCCGAGAAAAACAGGATGAGAGAAACATTCTCTGCGTTGTCGTTACCGTTTGGTTTTTTGAGCGTTTCAGGGGGTACGTTTCCTGAAAATCTGCCCGGGCTCCTGCTCTATGATCCGTTTTAGCTCAAGCTCGAACAGATGCACCAGAAGGGCGTCTATCTTCAGACCGGTTTTTTCAGCGATCAGGTCGATATGCATTGCGCCTGACTGAAGCGCTTCGACGATGCACGACTCCTCGATGTTCAGGTCGAACGGTTCGGAAGCTTCGGGATGTGTTTTCAGCGCAGGATGTTGCGCTGGGTTGAGTTCGGCGAGAATGTCTTCAGCGGAAAATACCGGCTTGGCATGGTTTTGCTGGATGAGGTAGTTGGTGCCGCGTGAGGTGCCTGAAAAAATACTTCCCGGTATAGCAAATACTTCGCGATTCTGTTCGAGGGCATAGGACGCCGTGATCATCGAGCCGCCCTTGATGTCCGATTCGACGATCAGCGTGCCTTGGGCCAGGCCGGCGATCAGGCGGTTTCTTCGCGGAAAATTGCCCGGTTCGGGCTTGATGCCGATCCACTCTTCCGAGACGATCGCGCCTCGTTCGAGTATCCTCGGCCAGAGTCGCCCGGCGGGGTCGGTGTAGATGCGGTCAATGCCGCATCCAAGCACGGCGATCGTCACGCCATTACTCTCCACCGCTGCGCGGTGCGCCATCATGTCGATGCCGTATGCCAGGCCGCTGAGGATGGCGTAACCGTTGTTTACCATTTCGCGGCAGATGAACTCGGTGGCCTGCTTGCCGTATGCCGTGGCCTTGCGGGTGCCGACGACGGCGAGCGAGGGCACGCAGAGCGCCTCGGGATTGCCGCGAGCGAAAAGCAGAAGTGGCGGATCGTAAATCTCTTTCAGGAGTGGTGGATAAGCCGGGTCGAGAATCGTGATGACCGAGGCTTCCAGCCGTTCCGCCCGTGCGAGCTGATTTTCCCCCTTCTCGCGCGCTTTGTCGCGCCACGCCGGGTTTGCGAGCCGCTCGGCGGTTTCGCGGGCGGTGGTCTCTCCAATGCCGGGAATCTGGCGCAGGGCATCATAGTCCGCTTCGAGGAGTGCGGGGGTCGCACCGAAACGGTTCAGCAGGGCGCGAGCTCTCGAGGGGCCGATGCCGGGAAGCTGCGAAACGATGAGCAGCAAAAGCGCTGCGCCTGGCTCAGGGGTTGTGGTCATGGTTGGGGGCAGGGGAGTTGAAGAGCGTTCGGGGGGAGGGGCGACCCCCCGGAACAAGCTCAGAAATCGCGCTTCATGAGAATGTTGGCAAAGCCTCTCAGATAGCCGCGTCCCTCCTCGAACGGAAGGGCGTCGAGCGCTGCCAGCGCTGCTTCGGTATCCTCGTTGATTTTCGCCCTGGTCTCGTTGAGCACACCGCACTTCTCGAAGATCGCCTTGACCGCTGGGACGTTGTCGGGCGAGGTGCCGTTGTTGTCGAAGATCGATTGTAAAAGCTCGCGGTCAGCGCCTTCGGCCAGTTCGAGCGAACGGAGCAGCAGCCAGGTCTTTTTGCCGTTGATGACGTCGCCGCCCGGCACCTTGCCCGACTTGCCGTCTCCGGCCATGATGTCGAGATAGTCATCCTGAATCTGGAAAGCTCGTCCGATCTTTTCGCCGAAGGTGACCAACGCTGCGATCTGCTCCGGCGTGCCGTCGCCCGCAACGCCGCCCGCTTCGAGCGCCGCCGAGATGAGTCGCCCCGTCTTTTTGGAGATCATGTCGAGGTAGTCGGCGATGGTGACATCCTTGCGCTGTTCGAGCTCCATGTCGAGCGCCTGCCCTTCGCAGATCGTGATGTTGGCATCGTTGAAGATGTGGATTATTTCGGCGTGGCGCGAACTGATCGCCTTGAGTGCCAGCTCGTAGGCGTAGGCGATCATCATGTCACCCGAAAGAATCGCCGCGTTGACATTCCACTGCTTGTGCACGGTGGGACGGCCATGGCGCAGATCGGCCTGGTCCATGATGTCGTCGTGCATCAGGGTGAAGTTGTGCAGCACCTCGATACCGAGGGCAACGCCAAGCGCGTTGTCGGACTTGCCGCTGACCGCTTCGGCGGCAAGCAAAGTCAGGAACGGACGGATTCGCTTACCCTTTCCTTCGAGAATGTAGCGCGCAGGGTCGTAAAGGGTTGCCGGCTTCTCTTTCGGAAAGCAGGCGGCAAGCGCTTCGTTGATCTTTGCATGGTATTGCCGGTACTTGCTTTCAACCTGTGCTTGGGTAATCGGTGAGGACATGACTGCTGTCGTCAGGGTTTACGGTAGATTCGTGCGTGTTTAAGCTGTTCGATGGTGGCCGATCCGGTCAGGAACATGGCCGCCCGAAGATCGTTTGCCCATGTCCGGATCGTCTCTTCAAGCGTCCCCGAGTGCAGGGCCTTGAGCAGGTGCTGCGCGGAGGCCGCGATGTTGGCGCCGAGTGCGATTGATTTGGCGATGTCGAGTCCGTTGCGGATGCCGCCCGACGAGATGACGCTGAGTGCGTCGTACTCCGGGTTTTGCCGTTTCAGCGTCTGGATACTGGTTAGGCACTCGGCGGTCGGGATGCCCCAGTTCAGAAATTCATCGAGCGCCGATGGGCTGAAGCGCTCCTCGTGGCCGAAGCGGTCGAGGTAGCGACACTCTTCGACCTTCTGCCAGCTGATGCCGCCCGCTCCGGCCACGTCGATGGCCCTGACGCCCGCGTCGGCGAGTTTCCGGGCGACGGTCGCCGAGATGCCGCAGCCCACCTCCTTGGCGATGACCGGCACGCCGATGGTGGCGGTGATGTCGTGCAGCCGGTCGAGAAATCCGCTGAAGTCGGTGCCGCCCTCCGGCTGGAACAGCTCCTGCGCCGGATTGAGATGCACGATGAGCCCGTTGGCCTCGATCAGATCGATCAATGTCGAGAGCTGATCACGGCTCAGTCCGGCGGCTACTTCGGGCGCGCCGATATTGGCGAAGATCGGCACCGAGGGAGCCGACGAACGCACGACCGAGAAGCTTTCGCGATGCGATGAACCTTCGAGCGCCTGGCGCATGCTGCCCACGCCGAGCGGGATGCGGAAGCGCTCGGCCGCTTCGCCAAGAGCACGGTTCAGGGCGAGTGCATTACCGTAACCTCCGGTCATCGAAGAGATCATCAGCGGCAAACCGATAGCATGGCCGAGAAACTCCGTCGAAAGGTCGATCTGCGCAAAATCGACTTCGGGCGCGGCGTTGTGCTCAAATCTCCAGGAATCAAGACCAGTATCCTGCCCGTCGAAACAGACCGGCCGGTTAAGGCAGATATCGACGTGGCTATGCTTGCGTTCGGCGGTTATGGCTGCGCTGGCTTCTTGCATTGACGGATAGCGGCTCCCGGGTTGAACAATTTTTAGAGGTGCTCTGTAAAGTATAACTTATGGCAAATATACCATAACTTTTTTCGGGCTTGTCCGGTTTGCGCCTTATGTTCAGAACCCTGTTCGATATAGCCATCAGGCACATTCTCGGGCGCAAGCGCCAGACGCTGACCACTATGCTTGCTGTCTCTGTCAGTACGATGGTGCTCATCACCACCATTTCGCTGACGAGAGGGCTGCTCGATTCGTTCACTGAAACCATTATCGACGCGGCGCCGCATATCCGGATCAAAGGCGAGAAGATCGATCCGATGCCGACCAACCTTTTTGATTCGCTGGCTGTTTCGAGAAAGGCTTTCGTGACCGACAATATCGGCAGGGATGAACCCGAGGAGGTGCGCAATTACGGGAGAATCCTCGATATTGTTTCATCTCAGGCGTTCTCCGGAAAAGTCGTCGCCGCGTCGCCGTTCGTCGAGTCGCAGATCATTGCAGTCAAGGGGAATCGCACCCAGCCGGTGGTGCTCAAGGGAGTGGATATTGATCGCGAAGATCGTATTAGCCACATCGGGCGCAGCCTTACCTCCGGCGATCTGGTGCTTTTCAGAAAAACCCCAGATGCGCTGCTGGTCGGCAGTTCCGTAGCCACAGATCTCGGCGTGGAGCTGAACGACCAGGTCACCATCATTACGCCCGACGGACGCAGTCGGCAGGGCAAGGTCACCGGAATATTTTTTACCGGTATTAACGCAGCCGATAACACGATTCTCTCGTCACTCAAACTCGGCCAGATTGTCGAGGGAATGCCACCCAACAAGGTTACCGGCATAGCGCTGAAGGTCGTTGATCCCCTCAATGATGCGCCACTGGCTCGGGATCTGGAGCGGATGACCGGCTACCGGTGCCTGACCTGGCAGGAGGAGAATGCCAGTGTGCTGGTGCTGTTCAAGCGGATCGGTTCCATCGTCCTGTCGCTCGTGGGATTCGTTGGCGTGGTGTCGGGATTTGGCGTGGCCAACATCCTTGTGACGACCGTGTTCGAGAAGAGCCGCGACATTGCCGTCATGAAGTCGTTCGGCTTCTCGTCGGCGCAGATGGTGGGGCTGTTCGTCTTCGAGGGCTTTCTCGTCGGCCTCGGCGGCGCGCTGACCGGCGGCATCTTGGCGACCGGCTCCATTGGCTTTCTGGCCAGCCTGCACATCGAAAGCTCGCAGGGGCCACTCACCAAAAGCGGCTTTAGCATGTCGTGGAATCCCTGGTACTTTTTCTTTGTCATCGTTGTGACGGTCATCATCAGCACGATTGCGGCAGCGATTCCTTCGCTCCGGGCAGCAAGGCTGGAGCCGGTGACGGTGTTGCGGGAGAGCAATTTGTAGAGGGAAGATCGGCCGGCTCGGACTTATCCGACTGACCTGGCGAATTCTTCACCCCCGCGCCTTCCATTCTGCCGCGCTCCGGGTGCTGCAATAAATACAGCTTGTAGTACAAACCGCGCTGGGCGAGCAGCTCCTGGTGGGTGCCGGTTTCGCGGATGGTGCCTTTGTGCAGCACCACGATTTTGTCGGCGTGCTGGATCGTCGAGAGGCGGTGGGCGATGATGATCGAGGTTCGGTGCTTCATCAGCCGGTCGGTTGCCTGTTCGATGAGCGACTCGGTTTCGGTGTCGACCGAGCTGGTGGCTTCGTCGAGCACGAGAATGTCCGGGTTGTAGAGCAGCGCCCGCACGAAGGCGAGAAGCTGCTTCTGGCCCGCCGAGAGGCCGGAGCCGTTCTCGCGGATGCGGTAGTCGTAGCCGTCCGGCAGCTTTTCGATGAAACGGTCAGCGCCTACGATGCGTGCCGCCTCGTGAATCGTTTCGTCCGAAATCGATGGATCGCCGAACGAGAGATTCTCACGGATCGAACCGGTGAAGAGCACCACATCCTGCATCACTACTCCTACGAGCTTGCGCAGATCGTGGCGGGGAATGTCGCTCAGCTCGATGCCGTCGATGGTCACTGAACCCTTTGCGTAGGGATAAAATCTCGAAAGAATGTTGATGAGTGTGGTCTTGCCGCTGCCGGTTGCGCCGACGATGGCCACGGTTTCGCCCGCCTTGATCTCCAGCGAAATGTCGCGCAGCACCCAGTGCTCCTCGTCGTAGGCGAACCACACCTTGTCGAAACGGATCCGATCCCGAAAAGAATCGAGTGAGTGAGCGCTCTCCGTCGGTTCGGCATCGAGCGGCTCTTCGAGCAGCCGGAAGATACGGTCGGAGCTGGTGATGGCGGTCTGCATAATGTTGAACTGGTCGGAGAGGTGCTGCAACGGGCGGAAGAAGAGCCAGATGAACTGCACGAATGACACTACCACGCCCACCGACAGATCGGTCTGCATGATGCGCGTCGCGCTGAACCAGACCACCAGACCCGCCGCCGCCGAGCTGAGGAACTCGATCAGCGGGGAGTAGATCGAAAAGTAGAAGACCGTTTTGATGTTGGCGTCGCGGTGGTCGGCGTTGATGGCGGAGTGCTTCATGAACTCGGCCTCTTCGCGCGAGAAGAGCTGCACCACCTTCATGCCGGTGATGTGCTCCTGGAAAAAGGCGTTCAGGCGGGCCAGATGCGTCCGGACATCGAGAAACGCCTGGCGCATCTTGTTCTTGAAAAAGATGGTCGAGTAGATCATCACCGGCAAAATGCTCAGCACGACCAGCGTCAGCCGCCAGTCGGTCAGGAACATCATCGCCACGATGAAGAGCAGTTGCAGCATGTCGCCGATGATGGTGATGAGGCTGCTTGACAACATTTCGTTGAGCGCCTCGACGTCGTTGGTGGTGCGGGTGATGATGCGCCCCACCGGGTTTCGGTCGAAGTAGCGGATCGGCAGGCGCTGCAAGTGGCGGAAGATGTCGAGGCGGATGGCATAGACCGCTTTCTGGCCGATGAGCTGTGTCAGCCAGGTGGCGGCGTACTGCTTGACGCCGTCGAGCACGATTACGAGCAGCATCAACAGGCTGATGACGGCAAGGCCCTTGTGGTCGCCCTTGGCGATGTGGTCGTCGATGGCGATGCGGGTCAGCCAGGGGCGCAGCGGCGTCAGGATCGCGCCGAAGGCGGTCAGCGCCACCGCGCCCGCCACCAGCCCCTTGAAGGGCTTGATGTAGCCGAGCAGCTGCTTGATAATATAGCGGTCAACGGAACCCTTTTTCCGATTGCCGAGGGTTTCGTCCTGCTGCGTGCGGAATCCCGATGCCGCTCCTGCGCCCATTCTCATGCCTGTCAGTTCTTGGCCGGATTTGCCGAAGCGGCGGTTTCGATCTCTTCGATGAAGCGCGCGGCAAGGGCGTCGGCCTCTGCCTGCGTCGAGGCTTCAGTGTAAATCCTGACGATCGGCTCGGTGTTCGAGGGGCGAAGGTGCACCCATCCATTCTCGAAGTCGAGCTTAAGGCCGTCGAGGCGGTTGCACTCCGCATCGGGATGGTTTGCCGCCACCGTGTCGAAAATTCTGTCGAGCGACTCTTTCGAGAGCGTCGTTAGTTCGACCTTCTTTTTCGACATGAAGTAGTCGGGGAAGGTTTTGCGGAACTCCGAGAGCGTGCCGCCTGTTGCGGATTTCCACCCGGCGAAGGCCTGGATGAAGAGCGCGATGCCGGCGAGCGCGTCGCGTCCGTAGTGCAGCTCCGGCAAAATGATGCCGCCGTTGCCTTCGCCGCCGATTACCGCCTCTTTCTCCTTCATCACCTCGATTACGTTGGCCTCGCCGACTTTCGCGCTGAAGCACTCGACCTCGTGCTTGCGGGCGATGTCGAAGAGCGCGTGGCTGCTCGACAGGTTGTTGACCACCGGGCCTTTGTGGTGCTTCAGGTAGAAATCGGCGCATGCGATGAGGGTATATTCTTCGCCAAAGAGCGTCCCGTCCTCGCACACCAGTGCGAGCCGGTCAACGTCGGGATCGACGATGATGCCGAACTCGCAGCTCTCGCTGGCAAGAATCGCCATCGTCTGGCGGAGGTTCTGCTCTATCGGCTCGGGGTTGCGCGGAAAGATGCCCGTGCCTTCGCAGGCGAGTGTCTTGATTTCGGTGATGCCCAGCTTGCGGCACAGCTCCGGCACGATGTACGAACCGGCCCCTTCGACGGCGTCGATCAGCACCCGGAAGTTCATGCTTTTGACGAGGTCGAGGTCGAGGCAGGAGAGCTTCAGGATTTTGTCGATATGTGCGGCGTCCCACGAGCCGTTTGCCGTCACGGTGCCGATGCCATCCCAGCGGGCGAAGTCGAACGCTTTTTTCTCGGCGATCTCGAGCAGCTCTCCGACGTCGGACGCAGTGAGGAATTCGCCCTTTTCGTCAAGCATTTTCAGCGCATTCCACTCGACGGGGTTGTGCGAGGCGGTGACGATCAGGCCGCCGTCGGCGCCTTCACCGGCGGTGGCGATCTCGACTGTCGGCGTGGTGGTCATGCCGACGTCGATCACGTCGCAGCCGCAGAGCGAGAGCGCGTTGGAGACCAGACCGGTGATGACGGCGCCGGTCGGACGGCTGTCTCTGCCGATGACGATTATCGGCTTCGCCAGCGAGCCGGGATTCAGCGCCTGTTTCCGCCGCCTGATCCAGGTGGCGAAGGCCATGGTGAATGCCGTAAGGTTTTCCGGGGTGAGGCTCTTGCCGACCACGCCGCGGATGCCGGAGACGCTGATCATCAAGCTCATTGGCTTATAATCGTGAGAGTTGACAGTGATATGCTGTTTTGTTGCGGGGGGAATATACAGAAAAAAACACCGAAGCCTGCTTGTCCGTCTGGCGGATTCTGTCAATAATTTGTTTCGATATTTTTTAATTTTCGAGCCGGGTTCGTATATTAAATGCCTTTTGTTGCGGATACCGCACACTCTTAACAAGCATATTATAACAGCACAAGGTTATGCCTCTACACAAATCAGCCGAAAAAAGACTCAGACAGGCAGCGCGCAGAAATGAAAGGAACCGTGCCCGTAAAAAGGAACTCAAGGGCGTTTTGAAGAATATGCAGAAGCTGATCGACGCCAACGCAGCAAAGAGCGAAGTCGAGGCGGCATACAAGGCTGCCGTGCAAAAGCTTGACAGACTTGGCGTGAAGCGCTACATCCACCCCAACAAGGCGTCGCGCAAGAAAGCACAGCTGACCAAAGCGCTCAACAACTACACGCCGACTGCTAGCTGATCATCGGGCTTCTGCAAGCGTGCCGCGAGCGGGCGATGTTTCATATTCAGTCATACCCGGCCAGCAGCTGGCGCTTTGAAGGCGCTAAGAGTTCGCAAACCGGGTATTGTCCATTCCATTCATCATGTTCGCATTTTTGAGAGGTGAGCTGGTAACAGTCTCCCGTGAGGAGGCGGTTGTCGAGGTATCCGGCATCGGGTACCTGCTGCACATCTCGTCCGGCACGAGCCGCCGCCTGCCCCCGGAGGGGAGTCAGGTTCGTCTCTTTACCCATCACTACGTTCGCGAGGATGCTCAGCAACTTTTCGGCTTTCTCGACGAAGAAGAGCTTCAGCTTTTCCGCTTGTTGCTTACCATCGGTGGAGTCGGACCGAAGCTGGCGATGGCTGTGCTGTCGGGTCTGAGCGTTGGCGAAATCCAGGAAGCGATTGTCGCCAATCGTCCGGAAACCCTTTACGGCATTACCGGTGTGGGCAAAAAAACCGCCTCCCGTATCATTCTCGAACTGAGGGACAAGATTCTCAAAATCCAGCCAGCGGCAAGCGGCAAAACGGCGGGTGCGCCTCAAGCTCTTCAACTGAACGAAGATGCCCTCGCGGCGCTCATGACGCTCGGTTTTCCGAAGCCAGCGGCTCAGAAAGCCATTTCGGGCATTCTGGAGACTTCTCCCGGCTTGTCGGTCGAAGAGGTTGTCAGGGCCGCGCTTATCGCTATTCACAACAACTTCTGAGTCACTGTGGATTACCAGCAAGCTATCGATTTCCTGTTTCCCCTTCATCGTTTTGGCATCAAACCCGGCCTTGAACGTATCGAAGCGCTGCTCGACGTGCTCGGTCATCCGGAGCGCAAACTCGGCACCATTGTGCATGTCGCCGGAACCAACGGCAAGGGCACGGTAGCTTCGTGCGTTGCTTCGATTTTCAGCACCTCGGGCCGCAAAACCGGCCTGTTCACATCGCCGCACCTGGTCGATTTCACGGAGCGGATCCGCATCGACGGCCAGCAGATTGGCCAGGCGCGAGTCGCTGAATATTGTACCAAGCTGCAACCGGCGGTCGAAACGGGCGCGACCTTTTTCGAAACGACCACGGCGATGGCGTTTGCCTTTTTCGCCGACGAAGGCGTCGATGCCGCGGTGATCGAAACCGGCATGGGGGGGCGGCTCGATGCGACCAATGTCGTGCAACCGGAGATTGTTATCATTCCGAGCATCGGCATGGATCACACCGAGTGGCTCGGCGGGAGCCTTCGCGAAATAGCCGCCGAGAAGGCGGCGATCATCAAGCGGTGCTCGCGCGTTTTCACCGCCGTGCCGGAAGCGGGCGAGGCGTTCGCGCCGATCCGCGAGGCCGCCGAAGCGGTGGGCGCGGAGCTGCATCAGGTTGAGCGGGAGGCGGAGTGTTTGGTGGAGGAGGTTTGCCCGGGCGCTCTCGCCCTGCGAATTTCGCTCGATGGTGGCGAGTCGCGGCAGTTTCGGGCTGCGCTCACCGGCTCATTCCATGCGCCGAACGTTTGCCTTGCCGTCATGGCCGCCCGTTCCGAGGGGATCTCGTGGGAGCATATCGATGATGGGCTGGCAAGGCTTGGCGCTTCGGGTTACCGGGCACGCCTGGAACGAATCGCGGACAAACCGGTGGTGATGCTTGATGTCTCCCACAATCCGGAAGGGATGCAGAAAACCGCGCAGTCGATTCTGGAGCTTCGAAACTGCTTCCGCTTCCTGTACGTGATCATTGGCGTTGCGGCCGACAAGGATGCTGCCGGTATCGTTCACCATA
The nucleotide sequence above comes from Chlorobaculum tepidum TLS. Encoded proteins:
- a CDS encoding bifunctional folylpolyglutamate synthase/dihydrofolate synthase; the protein is MDYQQAIDFLFPLHRFGIKPGLERIEALLDVLGHPERKLGTIVHVAGTNGKGTVASCVASIFSTSGRKTGLFTSPHLVDFTERIRIDGQQIGQARVAEYCTKLQPAVETGATFFETTTAMAFAFFADEGVDAAVIETGMGGRLDATNVVQPEIVIIPSIGMDHTEWLGGSLREIAAEKAAIIKRCSRVFTAVPEAGEAFAPIREAAEAVGAELHQVEREAECLVEEVCPGALALRISLDGGESRQFRAALTGSFHAPNVCLAVMAARSEGISWEHIDDGLARLGASGYRARLERIADKPVVMLDVSHNPEGMQKTAQSILELRNCFRFLYVIIGVAADKDAAGIVHHIAPIADEIVAVDLPVERSLQAEVLERLCVEAGAQYVSSRHSAAEALEFLDQRVEPEDMILVTGSFYLSGEVAAMERFRSPGASAGAI
- the ruvA gene encoding Holliday junction branch migration protein RuvA, with translation MFAFLRGELVTVSREEAVVEVSGIGYLLHISSGTSRRLPPEGSQVRLFTHHYVREDAQQLFGFLDEEELQLFRLLLTIGGVGPKLAMAVLSGLSVGEIQEAIVANRPETLYGITGVGKKTASRIILELRDKILKIQPAASGKTAGAPQALQLNEDALAALMTLGFPKPAAQKAISGILETSPGLSVEEVVRAALIAIHNNF